The Paenibacillus sophorae genome has a segment encoding these proteins:
- a CDS encoding phage tail spike protein, which produces MKECGKKNLVKEIKNIRDALLSIPFIYGGNMLGEIDFSKKPYTPSYFLARPDKEIISKLSEAYNDNLKIPVNETSKLSLSIPYLIDINHVLMRNKNIDLVKENYLIKMVFGKSVSWFTILEVNEVMSEDSNYKQITAYGLEIELAQRVLKGYKAESKGARTVLTEMLSETTWSIGDIDVDFELSKRSFEFLDNKLLGSIYDVANTYNAVVQFDTENQTVNFKKMELFGQDKGLTFSYESLLKSFDKKSDAKELVTRLYLEGKDGLTVNAISPTGQSYLEDYSYFMYPFKRDENKNVIEHSNYMSDFLCNAILDYQELVEQNKDQFQLLKAARDGYASTISTKNSELIDLQNQLKVIYNIVDNYQLNTSKIPTMFFENIEYTGSTQTIDFNQLQTMYPYAVMVKVSSASDVQISLNGSQKFIISNTWTLLGKVNTVTTSNVQITGNGNATVNIQVTAINETEYNATNNDNAIIERYCPNNKQMQIDVKNTEIAEQTGYLNSILAQITSLQTLLSSSNNFTPDQLIELQRFVKASTFKDDTYIDAEDLLKDGRKKFEEVRVPLLTIDVDVVYFLSVIEEQSKWDKLVIGDDVSIKYERIGVKVKAKIIEINYDFEGEKISLTLANVRNDGSAASQMLDYLKKYENFSTTIDANKPDWLKSVTDVSDMSLLFEQFWDKVTNQINMSINETVTIDNRGILLYDSNDPMRFLKLSHATIGMTKSGGQRYELGITPDGIVAEALYGKVVLSQRVVVGDADGVWLMEGPKTTITDRYGRVAMKLGLYEENPDLYGMIINRYDGYDINSTLINKVIANSEDGFKIQRWNGYSFDDVFSVDNNGYLKTVDMEAKSLKIVDKDNQLLLNSYTKEMNIGRFDNIITDGKLTAIEKLQVLGERTRIMSEYIKLLDQAEQYKTTSRDDTVRIDIQPFTDAYNNLIAYLAPLLSNMTETSDIDRDEFIQKFKDYYDQVVAIVNAINDSIKYSSVQLGSLYNGTIIDAINGVTVTRSDTMFRSVMNATRGFYLQRNTNTAENPNWVDLIWGDLSGVLHAEGLKLNSSFFTNGDITAAAINGSSITLRDPDGGVMKLFPGLEMGLWAGKNAENPTDAPTWLKMDGTLITKKLLVQNGVDGGLMIDSEKGIINFNQWSATGIAALDAQLISAIMVSADYGIISDIVAKSLSTMTRAAIADWSNFIEIKDKTIQWVTGRVNQGEHISVNGDLMYWVDSSQTGIMTKEVTAWPVYKYDPDDDNKKVKMEAGFNDSGASAQPYWRMGEGDGGIGNSGIARFDKYFGGLKIRYGSGNYDKERSIDFRDSGVYVISEGQKVNITSKDLTATIQDGECKIVHSSGSIIHMTPDGDIITKATRDYIQEAGRNMKWKAQSFDFEN; this is translated from the coding sequence TTGAAAGAATGTGGGAAAAAAAATTTAGTCAAGGAAATTAAAAATATCAGGGATGCTCTTTTGAGCATTCCTTTTATATATGGAGGAAATATGTTAGGAGAAATAGATTTTTCAAAAAAACCATATACACCAAGCTACTTTTTAGCTAGACCAGATAAAGAAATTATAAGCAAATTAAGTGAAGCATATAATGATAATTTGAAAATTCCTGTTAATGAAACAAGTAAACTTTCACTAAGCATCCCATATTTAATTGATATAAATCATGTTCTAATGAGAAATAAAAATATTGATTTAGTAAAAGAAAACTATTTAATAAAGATGGTTTTTGGTAAATCGGTTTCATGGTTTACGATTCTGGAAGTTAATGAAGTTATGAGTGAAGATTCAAATTATAAACAAATTACGGCCTACGGATTAGAAATTGAATTGGCACAACGAGTATTAAAGGGATATAAAGCAGAATCAAAAGGCGCTAGAACAGTACTGACAGAAATGTTAAGCGAAACAACATGGTCAATTGGAGACATTGATGTTGATTTTGAATTATCTAAACGGAGTTTTGAATTTCTAGATAATAAGTTACTGGGTTCCATTTATGATGTAGCAAATACATATAACGCTGTTGTTCAATTCGATACTGAAAATCAAACCGTAAATTTTAAGAAAATGGAACTATTTGGTCAAGACAAAGGTTTGACATTTTCTTATGAAAGTCTCCTAAAGAGTTTTGACAAAAAGTCGGATGCAAAAGAATTGGTTACAAGATTATACCTCGAAGGAAAAGATGGGTTGACAGTTAATGCTATATCACCAACGGGTCAGAGTTATCTTGAAGACTATTCTTATTTCATGTACCCGTTTAAACGCGATGAAAATAAAAATGTAATCGAACACAGCAACTATATGTCTGATTTTTTATGTAATGCAATTCTAGATTATCAAGAACTCGTTGAGCAAAATAAAGACCAATTCCAGTTACTTAAAGCGGCTAGAGATGGATATGCATCAACAATAAGTACAAAGAATTCGGAATTGATTGATCTGCAAAATCAATTGAAGGTTATTTATAACATCGTTGATAACTATCAATTAAATACAAGTAAGATTCCAACAATGTTCTTTGAGAATATTGAATACACTGGTTCTACTCAAACAATTGATTTTAATCAACTCCAAACCATGTATCCATATGCTGTAATGGTTAAAGTTTCTAGTGCCTCTGATGTACAGATTTCACTTAATGGGAGTCAAAAGTTTATTATATCCAATACATGGACTTTACTGGGTAAAGTGAATACGGTAACTACATCGAATGTTCAAATTACAGGTAACGGAAACGCTACGGTTAATATTCAAGTTACAGCAATTAATGAAACTGAATACAATGCAACCAATAACGACAATGCAATAATTGAGCGCTATTGCCCCAACAATAAGCAGATGCAAATTGATGTAAAGAATACTGAGATTGCGGAGCAAACTGGATATTTAAATAGTATTCTTGCTCAAATCACAAGTCTTCAAACTTTGCTATCGAGTAGCAATAATTTCACTCCTGATCAACTTATTGAGCTTCAACGATTTGTTAAAGCCAGCACTTTTAAAGATGATACATATATTGATGCTGAAGACTTACTTAAAGACGGAAGAAAAAAATTTGAAGAAGTTCGTGTACCGTTATTAACTATAGATGTTGATGTTGTTTATTTCTTGAGCGTCATTGAAGAACAATCCAAATGGGATAAACTTGTTATTGGTGACGATGTTTCAATTAAGTATGAACGCATTGGGGTCAAAGTTAAAGCAAAAATAATTGAAATCAACTATGATTTCGAAGGTGAAAAGATTTCCCTTACACTCGCCAATGTCAGGAATGATGGTAGTGCTGCTTCTCAGATGCTTGATTATCTTAAAAAGTATGAAAACTTTTCAACCACTATTGATGCCAACAAACCTGATTGGCTGAAATCCGTTACTGATGTATCTGACATGAGTTTGCTTTTTGAACAGTTTTGGGATAAAGTAACCAATCAAATCAATATGAGTATTAATGAAACTGTGACTATTGACAATCGCGGCATTCTACTCTATGATTCAAACGATCCTATGCGCTTCCTGAAATTGTCACATGCCACAATCGGAATGACGAAATCGGGTGGGCAGCGATACGAGTTAGGAATCACACCTGATGGAATCGTTGCAGAAGCTCTGTACGGCAAAGTTGTACTTTCCCAACGTGTCGTTGTCGGTGATGCAGACGGTGTATGGCTCATGGAAGGCCCGAAAACTACTATCACAGATAGATATGGTAGAGTGGCTATGAAGTTAGGACTATATGAAGAGAATCCAGACTTATACGGTATGATTATTAATCGTTATGATGGCTATGACATTAATTCTACATTGATTAATAAAGTTATAGCTAATTCAGAGGATGGCTTTAAAATTCAAAGATGGAACGGCTATTCTTTCGATGATGTATTTTCTGTAGACAATAACGGTTACTTGAAAACTGTTGATATGGAAGCAAAATCATTGAAAATAGTAGATAAAGACAATCAACTTCTATTGAATAGCTATACCAAAGAAATGAACATTGGTAGATTCGATAATATCATCACTGATGGAAAACTTACAGCTATAGAGAAATTACAGGTGTTGGGTGAACGGACAAGAATTATGTCTGAATACATTAAATTACTTGATCAGGCCGAACAATATAAGACAACAAGTAGAGATGATACCGTAAGGATTGACATTCAACCTTTTACGGATGCTTACAATAATCTAATTGCTTATCTGGCTCCATTACTCTCTAATATGACTGAAACATCAGATATTGATCGTGATGAGTTTATTCAGAAATTCAAGGATTACTATGATCAAGTGGTCGCAATTGTAAATGCCATAAATGATTCAATAAAGTATAGTTCGGTACAGCTTGGCTCACTTTACAATGGCACTATCATAGACGCGATAAACGGTGTTACAGTTACTCGCTCAGATACTATGTTCCGTTCTGTTATGAACGCAACTAGGGGCTTCTATCTACAGCGTAATACAAACACGGCTGAAAATCCCAATTGGGTAGATCTAATATGGGGAGATTTAAGTGGTGTTTTGCATGCAGAAGGATTGAAGTTAAACAGTTCATTCTTCACAAATGGCGATATTACAGCAGCAGCAATTAATGGTTCATCAATTACCCTTCGTGATCCAGATGGTGGAGTTATGAAACTATTCCCTGGATTGGAAATGGGGCTTTGGGCAGGAAAAAATGCAGAAAATCCAACAGACGCACCAACATGGCTAAAAATGGACGGCACACTTATTACCAAGAAACTTCTTGTTCAAAATGGTGTTGATGGTGGATTGATGATCGACAGTGAAAAAGGAATTATCAACTTTAATCAGTGGAGTGCCACAGGAATTGCGGCTCTTGATGCACAACTTATTTCTGCTATTATGGTAAGCGCGGATTATGGGATTATCAGTGATATTGTTGCTAAGTCCTTATCTACAATGACTAGAGCGGCAATTGCTGACTGGTCAAATTTTATTGAAATTAAAGATAAAACAATTCAATGGGTTACGGGTAGAGTTAATCAAGGTGAACATATTAGTGTTAATGGTGACCTTATGTATTGGGTAGATTCATCTCAAACTGGGATAATGACCAAGGAAGTAACTGCATGGCCTGTTTACAAGTATGATCCAGACGACGACAATAAGAAAGTAAAAATGGAAGCAGGATTTAATGATTCTGGCGCATCAGCACAACCTTATTGGCGAATGGGTGAAGGTGATGGTGGAATTGGCAACTCAGGAATTGCTCGTTTTGATAAATATTTTGGTGGTCTAAAAATTAGGTATGGTAGCGGGAATTACGATAAAGAGAGAAGTATTGATTTCAGAGATAGTGGAGTATATGTTATTTCAGAAGGTCAAAAGGTAAATATCACGAGTAAAGACTTAACTGCTACTATACAGGATGGAGAATGTAAAATAGTTCATTCTTCTGGCTCAATAATTCATATGACACCAGATGGAGATATAATCACAAAAGCTACCAGAGACTATATTCAAGAAGCTGGAAGGAATATGAAATGGAAAGCACAATCATTTGATTTTGAAAATTAA
- a CDS encoding phage tail tape measure protein: MSNENLGILISAELNTGLSLKNINEGIKTLSSHPSLQKLKINISIDESFVKSLSSLTQNLNKVTNQLQQQALVNNDVSNSIRNTTQGIKEQTSATREAEKATNNWIKAQDKVNNKGKTTTYKSTINNDVQKVKTANDGAILDITNIKNYEKDAKDAQNIIEQMAQGRIASETRVREFERQWNENQQKAIQQNADLERNEIAKTQAYRQRYEQDYLKAIRLREIQDTKTYNNLNNKIANSKSSATTGIESTKALDLLNRKYTEIGQRVNELKNSGIQLTESELAGIQRRIQALGNLASRQKQMEKDSASLLSTQIRAEAQVNNLISRASLKDETKNQLTSLLSQLKTLDSSTSNFKGKAQQLTQNINRIGVEARNSSEHVHGLSKAFSNMAMYAGVGSVFYGSINLLKEMTQTIIQVDGQVTQLKRVMDSDTDFDEMLQKNMDMAEKFGISLQSVNDTAIEFGRMGFSGDQIDSLTKSATLAQNISEMSAKESVDAIVASMTNFNITASDSIKIVDELNEVDNNFSTTSKDLAIGLTKTANVGKVFGRSMENILGDITAIQQSTRESGSVVGNALKSIYSRLTTMDKSEDLLAQAGVKMKDMSGNVKTADQLITELAANFGHLNQETQENIAVGLAGRNHMSRFIALLQNHNISVKAAETALNSQGSAMQENEKRINSLEARIERMKAVWQSFSVAMGESVISDTIAVITSLMSGLGRVFEFAAKHIGGLPLIFGALNAVLFLTSKGFRELSIGLTASILKLFGVVPAATAAEVGIIGVAGALNIAKAALRGLLASTVIGAVFAVIGFAAEKLINHFAKTTDATNGLTTSLEDLDQKSSELSNLKNLSNDYELLSKKTSLTADEKAKLDKVETELQNTYGISLTNLNGQTDATGANIAAIKNRTAALQEEIKTMREKAILDYQTQQVDINKNIEEQTKKVEKLNEAYVDAQRQQTTFTNDRAKGKYSNLSTKELDRIAQDLANGVETAKKAFDDENTELQKSVEKKTQALKSEFAIYIDGLRDSGQNISSQAEQLAEVYAVMAGKSSDNETSIFSNFKQAFEIIKNIKADNINDLVTAFEKLPGVATIAPEVKKALETLLVPGITGLIDGTDAMGDSFKTLEDALNEVERKFDSAANTIKSLTEAQKELKENHKLSADTLFDLVSKYPDLLKYVDDEKALNRELSKAIKDERNVQKEAFKEKLTLNEQFFSNMIKGNKNVWPLVAKAYEKDYKDFKTVADAKKKTNDLLLQAIGSDWNKYFANEKLALQEVIQAPMKYRNPSPELKKQLEERAEMAKSQLAAIEAMEKPIDLSVNGNIDWSTSLDDAKKSTDKFTDSTSDTVEILTDLQERIKANADALDRLHSRQSRMKKGTEEYKKSILQEIALLKEQKKLYDEGYEHPERLVSTKVTTTTKTTTNGGGSSSSSSYSSGNSSSSTGDYSDIINKNASANKVDANLIKAIVAQESSFNPNATSHAGAQGLMQLMPDTARSLGVKNSYDPEQNIAGGTKYFAGLLKQFDGDVELALMAYNGGPSRIEKWRKTGKSIAALPKETQQYASKVLGKYNSYTGKSTSSTISSANGVAKTTVKAGDISTTVKTDGPTAEEKSDAKENAKQKSNEIGDLLYQQYILLLDETKLEFENKIADEQRKIDDSKRVQDTLDPNSVAWRQENNKQNNLKSNIQNIKHDEKNELTWLMNYLGVQNADYDQFLKQLSAEWKDIQADKNSTAVSNLDSQIAESRQAITDYGDSIEVSKNKMAQFAVGAEGYNKELNYQIATTKKQKSANDELIQFYENLLKDGKLAPGVIAKYTQELQELKKEDYASTVKDLNEQLAASKSYHLEQKLSDLNNQLDLSKAKMKGLREGTDEYNKETKNQINIINDQIAVTKELIANEEIQSKNEELSASDREDHKKKLQEYTLSLYDYSDAIKSLRADYADKIIDNYKKMLQEQQKLQDAAYDKQKEAEDARHEARMNNLDDELSRFNDVINAQSKSLDRDVAAEDYQDQLSKLQKEKAELDAKFSSKLLDDSLEGKAARADIQKEIDAKQEEIAKLQRDREITIRKDGLQDQLEDRQKAIDKEKKLEDDKNKDILKGIEDAKKKNDEYYDGLLNDEQYFYNMKQALMSEDTVKVQNELNIVQAAYDTFFKDLESKSGVYGAKIAENLKYSIGLDKDYAKNFPLSDGNGSASGNGQIGVGGNSSNSPIPNPKDTPQARSAWQAYLSNKQQAELIRKDMEKSKKDKAKYTKLENDFNALKGKNDVIRSQYTWFPEGSYDELKNKDIFSAETGGMTPANIGKEGKFLLAHEKELVLNKFDTSRILESVNIVRSMTSNLGNLNRMLSPNVYNKNSNSVTNPVINIRIDNVEGTKEGAKIVTDSIERMWEKKFSQGN, encoded by the coding sequence ATGTCAAATGAAAATTTGGGAATATTGATCAGTGCAGAACTCAACACTGGATTGAGTCTAAAAAATATTAATGAGGGGATAAAAACACTAAGTTCCCATCCATCTTTACAGAAACTAAAAATAAACATTTCTATTGACGAAAGTTTCGTAAAAAGTCTGTCGTCATTAACGCAAAATCTAAATAAAGTTACTAACCAACTTCAACAACAAGCCTTAGTCAATAATGATGTTAGCAATAGTATTAGAAACACCACACAAGGTATTAAAGAACAAACTTCAGCGACAAGAGAAGCTGAAAAAGCAACTAACAATTGGATTAAAGCACAGGATAAGGTTAATAATAAAGGTAAGACAACTACATATAAAAGTACAATTAATAATGACGTTCAAAAAGTTAAAACAGCAAATGATGGCGCAATTTTAGATATTACCAATATTAAAAATTACGAGAAAGACGCAAAAGACGCACAAAATATAATTGAACAAATGGCTCAAGGTAGAATTGCATCTGAAACAAGAGTAAGAGAATTTGAACGTCAATGGAATGAAAATCAACAAAAAGCGATTCAACAAAATGCAGATTTAGAACGTAATGAAATTGCAAAAACACAAGCATATCGTCAAAGATATGAGCAAGATTATTTAAAGGCAATTCGTCTACGTGAGATTCAGGATACAAAAACATATAATAATTTAAATAATAAAATTGCCAATAGTAAATCTAGTGCAACAACTGGCATTGAAAGCACGAAAGCACTAGACTTACTTAATCGTAAATATACTGAGATTGGTCAACGAGTAAATGAACTTAAGAATTCAGGAATACAATTAACCGAAAGTGAACTTGCTGGTATTCAACGTAGAATTCAAGCACTCGGAAACTTGGCTTCCAGACAGAAGCAAATGGAGAAAGATAGCGCATCTCTACTCTCCACTCAAATACGCGCCGAAGCACAGGTTAATAATTTAATTAGTCGTGCATCCTTGAAAGATGAAACAAAAAATCAACTAACCTCTCTTCTATCTCAATTAAAAACACTAGATTCATCTACATCTAATTTTAAAGGTAAGGCACAACAACTAACCCAAAATATCAATCGCATCGGTGTAGAAGCTAGAAATTCGTCTGAACATGTTCATGGTCTTAGCAAAGCATTCTCTAACATGGCTATGTATGCGGGTGTGGGTAGTGTTTTTTATGGTTCAATTAATCTTCTTAAAGAAATGACTCAAACCATAATCCAAGTTGATGGTCAAGTAACGCAATTAAAGCGTGTTATGGACAGTGACACGGACTTCGATGAGATGCTTCAAAAAAATATGGATATGGCAGAGAAGTTTGGAATTTCACTTCAATCTGTGAATGATACCGCTATTGAGTTCGGAAGAATGGGGTTTTCAGGAGATCAGATTGATTCATTAACAAAGTCGGCTACTCTTGCTCAGAATATTTCTGAAATGAGTGCAAAAGAATCTGTTGATGCCATTGTTGCTTCAATGACAAATTTTAATATTACTGCTTCTGATAGTATTAAGATTGTTGATGAATTGAATGAGGTAGATAATAACTTCAGTACTACGAGCAAAGATTTGGCAATTGGATTAACTAAGACCGCTAATGTTGGTAAAGTCTTTGGTCGTTCAATGGAGAATATTCTTGGTGATATTACTGCAATACAGCAATCTACTCGTGAAAGTGGTTCAGTGGTCGGAAACGCACTGAAATCAATTTATAGTAGATTGACAACTATGGATAAGTCAGAAGATTTGTTGGCTCAAGCCGGAGTTAAAATGAAGGATATGAGTGGCAACGTAAAAACCGCCGATCAACTCATTACTGAACTTGCTGCTAATTTTGGTCATCTCAATCAAGAAACACAGGAAAATATCGCAGTTGGCCTTGCAGGACGCAACCACATGTCGCGATTTATTGCCCTTCTTCAGAATCATAACATTAGCGTTAAAGCGGCAGAAACGGCACTTAACTCTCAAGGTTCGGCAATGCAAGAAAACGAAAAACGCATTAATTCTCTTGAGGCAAGAATTGAAAGAATGAAGGCAGTTTGGCAATCGTTTAGTGTTGCAATGGGTGAATCAGTAATTTCAGATACAATTGCAGTCATTACATCTCTTATGTCTGGATTAGGTAGAGTGTTTGAGTTTGCAGCAAAGCACATTGGCGGACTACCATTAATATTTGGGGCGTTAAATGCAGTATTATTTCTAACAAGTAAGGGGTTTAGAGAACTTTCAATTGGCTTAACTGCTTCAATTTTAAAATTGTTTGGTGTAGTTCCTGCTGCAACTGCCGCCGAAGTAGGTATTATTGGAGTTGCTGGCGCTCTAAATATCGCGAAAGCTGCACTAAGAGGTTTATTGGCTTCAACAGTTATCGGTGCTGTTTTTGCGGTTATTGGGTTTGCTGCTGAAAAACTTATTAATCATTTTGCTAAGACAACCGATGCAACAAATGGTTTAACAACAAGTCTTGAAGACCTAGATCAAAAATCATCGGAATTATCTAATCTTAAAAATCTCTCCAATGATTATGAATTGCTTTCTAAAAAAACAAGTTTAACGGCAGATGAAAAAGCAAAATTAGATAAAGTTGAAACTGAATTGCAGAATACATATGGAATTAGTTTAACTAATCTCAATGGTCAAACGGATGCTACTGGTGCGAATATAGCAGCAATCAAGAATAGAACGGCTGCTTTGCAAGAAGAAATTAAAACCATGCGTGAAAAAGCGATTCTTGATTATCAAACGCAACAAGTAGATATTAATAAAAATATTGAAGAACAAACCAAAAAAGTTGAGAAGTTAAACGAAGCATATGTAGACGCACAAAGACAACAGACCACATTCACAAATGATCGCGCAAAAGGAAAATATTCAAATCTCTCCACAAAAGAATTGGATAGAATTGCTCAAGATCTTGCCAATGGTGTAGAAACTGCGAAAAAAGCTTTTGATGATGAAAATACCGAACTTCAAAAATCAGTAGAGAAAAAGACACAAGCGCTTAAAAGTGAATTTGCTATTTATATTGATGGTCTTAGGGACTCTGGTCAAAACATAAGTTCGCAAGCAGAACAACTAGCAGAAGTTTATGCGGTTATGGCGGGGAAATCATCCGATAATGAAACATCTATTTTTTCAAATTTCAAACAGGCTTTTGAAATCATTAAGAATATTAAGGCAGATAATATTAATGATTTAGTTACTGCATTTGAAAAATTGCCCGGAGTAGCAACAATTGCACCCGAAGTTAAAAAAGCATTGGAAACATTGCTCGTCCCGGGAATAACTGGTTTAATTGATGGTACGGATGCTATGGGTGACTCATTTAAAACATTAGAAGATGCTTTAAATGAAGTCGAAAGAAAGTTTGATTCTGCTGCTAATACAATAAAGTCACTTACTGAAGCTCAAAAAGAATTAAAAGAGAATCATAAACTATCTGCTGATACTTTGTTTGATTTGGTATCCAAGTACCCAGATTTACTGAAATATGTAGATGACGAAAAAGCACTCAACAGAGAATTGTCAAAGGCCATAAAAGATGAAAGAAATGTTCAAAAAGAAGCTTTTAAAGAAAAACTAACATTAAATGAACAGTTCTTTAGCAATATGATTAAGGGTAATAAAAATGTTTGGCCTCTTGTTGCGAAAGCTTATGAAAAAGATTACAAGGATTTTAAAACGGTAGCAGATGCCAAGAAAAAGACAAATGATTTGTTATTGCAAGCCATAGGTTCTGATTGGAATAAATATTTTGCTAACGAAAAATTGGCGCTACAAGAAGTTATTCAGGCTCCGATGAAATACAGAAACCCATCACCAGAGTTAAAAAAACAACTTGAAGAACGGGCTGAGATGGCAAAGAGTCAATTGGCTGCTATAGAAGCTATGGAAAAGCCTATTGATTTAAGCGTTAATGGGAATATAGATTGGTCAACATCGTTAGATGATGCAAAGAAGTCTACCGATAAATTCACAGACTCAACTTCTGACACTGTTGAGATACTAACTGACCTTCAAGAAAGAATTAAAGCCAACGCCGATGCTCTAGATAGACTTCATAGTAGACAATCCAGAATGAAAAAAGGAACGGAAGAATATAAAAAATCAATTCTTCAAGAGATTGCTCTACTTAAAGAACAGAAAAAATTATATGATGAAGGTTATGAGCATCCAGAAAGATTAGTTTCCACTAAAGTTACGACAACCACAAAGACGACGACTAATGGAGGAGGTTCATCTTCTTCCTCTTCATACTCTTCTGGAAACAGTTCAAGTAGTACAGGCGATTATTCAGACATCATTAATAAAAATGCCTCTGCAAATAAAGTAGATGCGAATTTGATTAAAGCCATCGTAGCTCAAGAAAGTAGTTTTAATCCAAATGCAACATCTCACGCTGGTGCTCAAGGGCTTATGCAGTTGATGCCTGATACCGCTAGAAGCTTGGGTGTAAAAAACAGTTATGATCCCGAACAAAACATTGCAGGCGGAACTAAATACTTTGCTGGTTTGCTGAAACAGTTTGATGGAGACGTAGAACTTGCGTTAATGGCATATAATGGTGGCCCATCCAGAATAGAAAAATGGCGTAAGACTGGCAAGTCCATTGCTGCACTACCTAAAGAAACACAGCAGTATGCTTCTAAGGTTTTAGGAAAATATAATTCCTACACAGGGAAGTCCACATCTTCTACTATATCATCAGCTAATGGGGTTGCTAAAACAACTGTCAAAGCTGGCGACATATCGACTACTGTTAAAACCGACGGGCCAACAGCAGAAGAAAAATCAGATGCTAAAGAAAACGCTAAACAAAAATCAAATGAAATCGGAGATCTACTTTATCAACAATATATTCTACTGCTTGATGAAACTAAATTAGAGTTTGAAAATAAAATAGCAGACGAACAAAGAAAAATTGATGACTCTAAACGAGTTCAAGATACTTTAGACCCAAATTCTGTTGCTTGGAGACAGGAAAATAATAAGCAAAACAATTTAAAGAGTAACATTCAAAACATCAAGCATGACGAGAAAAATGAACTCACGTGGTTGATGAATTATCTTGGGGTACAAAATGCTGATTATGATCAATTCTTAAAACAGTTGAGTGCTGAATGGAAAGATATCCAGGCAGATAAAAATTCTACTGCCGTTTCCAACCTAGATAGTCAAATTGCTGAATCCAGACAAGCAATTACTGACTACGGAGACTCTATTGAAGTATCCAAAAATAAGATGGCTCAATTTGCTGTGGGTGCAGAAGGATATAACAAAGAATTAAATTATCAAATCGCCACAACGAAGAAACAAAAATCCGCAAACGATGAATTGATACAGTTCTACGAGAATCTTCTCAAAGACGGTAAGCTCGCTCCTGGTGTAATTGCTAAATATACTCAAGAATTGCAGGAGTTAAAAAAAGAAGATTACGCATCCACCGTTAAAGACCTTAATGAACAATTGGCTGCTTCTAAATCTTATCATTTAGAACAAAAACTTTCTGATTTAAATAATCAATTAGATTTGTCAAAAGCCAAAATGAAAGGTCTTAGAGAAGGAACAGACGAGTATAACAAAGAGACCAAAAATCAGATTAATATTATTAATGACCAGATTGCCGTCACCAAAGAGTTAATTGCTAATGAAGAAATTCAGTCTAAAAATGAAGAGCTATCTGCATCTGACAGAGAAGACCACAAAAAGAAACTTCAAGAATATACTTTAAGCCTCTATGATTACTCAGATGCCATTAAGTCTTTACGTGCAGATTATGCCGATAAGATTATTGATAACTACAAGAAAATGCTTCAAGAACAGCAAAAACTTCAAGATGCTGCTTATGACAAACAAAAAGAAGCAGAAGATGCTCGTCATGAAGCTAGAATGAATAATCTTGATGATGAGCTATCTAGATTTAATGATGTAATTAATGCTCAGTCCAAAAGTTTAGACAGAGATGTTGCAGCGGAAGATTATCAAGATCAATTGTCTAAACTTCAAAAAGAAAAAGCAGAATTAGACGCTAAATTTAGTAGCAAGTTATTAGATGATTCTCTTGAAGGTAAAGCGGCAAGAGCAGATATACAAAAAGAAATTGATGCTAAACAGGAAGAAATCGCCAAACTTCAACGTGACCGTGAAATTACTATTCGTAAGGACGGACTACAGGATCAACTTGAAGATCGTCAAAAAGCTATAGATAAAGAAAAGAAGCTAGAAGACGATAAGAATAAGGACATTCTAAAGGGCATTGAAGATGCTAAGAAAAAGAATGATGAATACTATGATGGTCTTTTGAATGATGAACAGTATTTTTACAATATGAAGCAAGCCTTGATGAGTGAAGATACGGTAAAAGTTCAAAACGAACTTAATATTGTTCAGGCTGCATATGATACATTCTTTAAAGATTTGGAATCTAAATCAGGTGTTTACGGAGCGAAGATTGCTGAAAATCTCAAATACTCCATTGGACTAGATAAAGATTATGCTAAAAACTTCCCTCTTTCTGATGGTAATGGCTCTGCTTCTGGCAATGGTCAAATTGGTGTTGGTGGTAATTCATCTAATTCACCAATTCCTAATCCAAAGGATACTCCGCAAGCACGTTCAGCGTGGCAAGCATATCTATCCAATAAGCAACAAGCAGAACTTATTCGCAAAGATATGGAAAAGAGTAAGAAAGATAAGGCTAAATATACTAAGTTAGAGAATGATTTTAATGCTCTTAAGGGTAAAAATGATGTAATCCGTAGTCAATATACTTGGTTTCCTGAAGGTAGTTATGATGAATTAAAGAATAAGGATATATTTTCTGCTGAAACTGGTGGTATGACTCCGGCCAATATTGGCAAAGAGGGCAAGTTTCTTCTGGCTCATGAAAAAGAATTAGTCCTGAACAAATTCGATACATCTAGGATTCTTGAGTCGGTTAATATTGTTCGGAGCATGACTAGTAATTTAGGAAACCTGAATAGAATGCTTTCACCTAATGTCTATAATAAAAATAGTAATTCAGTAACTAACCCTGTTATTAACATTCGAATTGACAATGTTGAAGGCACAAAAGAAGGGGCTAAGATTGTAACAGATTCAATTGAAAGAATGTGGGAAAAAAAATTTAGTCAAGGAAATTAA